In Anaerolineales bacterium, a genomic segment contains:
- a CDS encoding LysM peptidoglycan-binding domain-containing protein, whose translation MPRTRQLAQICPICGAKIALEKPRCDQCGAYLRGLPEDTAKIVPLRRAEMGNSSKPPKSAYDMGDGETEGDFDLSEAALPRAPFPVVFLGMLTFGVVVGISAFLLWWFTRSQPTTGVALLPPSQLPAPAAVSATITLTPTPNTRFVTFTPAPVATFEIVSTSPGWVTPTAAGMTVLAAPPTNTRVALLPTSLLPTGAFFTVTPIPPSPTLTPTVGPCLEKARAGDTLSALAIRCGHKHMDVIPEILRLNDMKSAAELQIGQEIIIPRPTEIGSLTTDSSEDGLPPADSMGEVLPPGVMYYTVKKGENALEILIKLGITMGTLSNLNPEVLFAGCEFGMPSGGPECTVILYEGQRLRVPAPTPTPTLPPTLTGSETPTPTATATFNAPISQFPSENMLFEKYEFPTLRWSSTGRLAADEAYLITVINTTAGITYIMTTRDTSFQLPPNWQPLDGQRHRFTWQVGVARVQGTNAIPLPYQTEVRAFTWVSR comes from the coding sequence ATGCCACGCACGCGCCAACTTGCCCAAATTTGCCCTATCTGCGGGGCGAAAATAGCGCTGGAAAAACCCCGCTGCGATCAATGTGGGGCCTATTTGCGCGGCTTGCCCGAAGATACGGCGAAAATCGTCCCCCTGCGCCGCGCAGAGATGGGGAATTCCTCAAAGCCGCCGAAAAGCGCCTATGATATGGGGGATGGCGAAACCGAAGGCGATTTTGATCTCAGCGAGGCGGCGCTTCCCCGCGCTCCCTTTCCCGTCGTTTTTCTGGGGATGCTCACCTTTGGCGTCGTCGTTGGCATAAGCGCTTTCCTACTGTGGTGGTTCACCCGCTCCCAACCGACAACGGGGGTCGCCCTGCTCCCCCCTTCGCAGCTACCCGCTCCGGCGGCGGTGAGCGCCACCATCACCCTGACGCCCACCCCAAATACGCGGTTCGTCACTTTTACACCCGCCCCCGTTGCCACTTTTGAGATCGTCTCGACCTCCCCTGGTTGGGTAACGCCTACCGCTGCCGGCATGACCGTCCTTGCTGCCCCGCCAACAAACACACGGGTGGCGCTCTTGCCCACATCCCTTCTCCCGACGGGTGCATTTTTCACTGTGACACCCATCCCGCCTTCCCCGACGCTCACCCCAACGGTGGGACCTTGCCTCGAAAAGGCGCGGGCGGGCGACACCCTTTCGGCGCTGGCAATCCGCTGCGGGCATAAGCATATGGATGTGATCCCTGAGATTTTGCGTCTAAATGACATGAAAAGCGCCGCCGAACTCCAGATTGGGCAAGAGATCATCATCCCCCGCCCGACAGAGATTGGCAGCCTCACAACCGACTCCAGCGAAGACGGTCTCCCTCCCGCCGATTCAATGGGCGAGGTGCTGCCGCCGGGGGTTATGTATTACACGGTGAAAAAGGGCGAAAACGCCTTAGAGATTCTGATCAAATTGGGCATTACAATGGGAACGCTCAGCAATCTCAACCCGGAAGTCCTCTTTGCTGGTTGCGAGTTTGGGATGCCAAGCGGCGGACCGGAATGTACGGTGATTCTCTATGAGGGACAGCGGCTGCGCGTTCCCGCCCCCACGCCAACACCCACCCTCCCACCGACCCTCACCGGCAGCGAGACGCCCACTCCAACGGCAACGGCGACATTCAACGCGCCGATCAGCCAGTTCCCAAGCGAGAACATGCTCTTTGAAAAGTATGAATTTCCCACGCTGCGCTGGTCTAGCACGGGGCGCTTGGCAGCAGACGAGGCGTATCTGATCACGGTGATAAACACCACGGCGGGCATCACCTACATCATGACCACCCGCGATACATCGTTCCAACTTCCTCCAAACTGGCAGCCGCTTGATGGGCAGCGTCACCGCTTTACATGGCAAGTGGGCGTTGCCCGTGTTCAGGGGACAAACGCGATTCCCTTGCCCTACCAAACGGAGGTTCGCGCCTTCACATGGGTCAGTCGGTAA
- a CDS encoding class I SAM-dependent methyltransferase produces the protein MIDEAQVLRLTRNEADMAFKKRVRTIFDWIDPTDTKTILDCGCGRGFYLKMFRAVSGCRLYGLELESEIAAKGWNNVRHLPGITITQASIYEQPYADNSFDGVILSEVLEHIDDEKGGLRELWRVLKPGGILAVTVPHANYPFWWDPINKTLETLFNRPIRSGTFAGIWANHVRLYTPDHLRNVVAEAGFLVEEERSFTHHSFPFIHNLVYGVGKPLLEAGALPKEMAKAADRTTFDENRGSLLNPINLGLAVFNWFDRPNRMNEPPGRSTVNLAIKGRKPG, from the coding sequence ATGATCGACGAAGCACAAGTGCTGCGCTTAACGCGCAACGAGGCGGATATGGCGTTCAAAAAGCGCGTCCGCACTATCTTTGATTGGATTGACCCCACAGATACTAAGACAATCCTTGATTGCGGCTGTGGGCGCGGCTTTTATCTGAAAATGTTTCGGGCGGTCAGCGGCTGCCGTCTCTACGGCTTGGAGTTGGAGAGCGAGATCGCCGCGAAAGGCTGGAATAACGTCCGCCATTTGCCGGGGATCACGATCACCCAAGCCAGCATTTACGAGCAGCCCTACGCCGATAACAGCTTTGATGGGGTGATCCTCTCCGAAGTCCTCGAACACATTGATGACGAAAAGGGTGGTCTGCGCGAACTGTGGCGCGTCTTGAAACCCGGCGGCATCCTCGCTGTGACTGTCCCCCACGCCAACTACCCTTTCTGGTGGGACCCGATCAACAAAACACTGGAAACCCTCTTTAACCGCCCCATCCGCAGCGGGACGTTTGCCGGTATTTGGGCGAACCACGTCCGGCTTTACACCCCAGACCATTTGCGGAATGTCGTTGCCGAGGCGGGTTTCCTTGTGGAGGAAGAACGATCCTTCACCCATCACAGCTTTCCCTTCATCCATAACCTTGTCTATGGCGTGGGGAAACCTCTTTTAGAGGCGGGCGCCCTTCCCAAAGAAATGGCGAAGGCGGCGGATCGGACGACCTTTGATGAAAATCGAGGCAGCTTGTTGAACCCGATCAACCTCGGTTTGGCGGTGTTCAATTGGTTTGACCGTCCGAACAGGATGAACGAACCGCCGGGGCGTTCTACCGTCAATCTGGCGATCAAAGGACGCAAACCCGGCTGA